A part of Sulfurimonas sp. HSL-1716 genomic DNA contains:
- a CDS encoding translation initiation factor: protein MSRGKKLDLFIGAEIDEGWSEVTERRSTVAKEILAPEKHFLVLTKEKRRGKIVTLVGEFCLEDSAANDVVKTLKKKLACGGTYKEGWMEFQGEVQERLKSNLQELGFRFKK from the coding sequence TTGAGCAGAGGAAAAAAGCTGGATCTTTTTATAGGTGCGGAGATAGATGAGGGCTGGAGCGAAGTAACAGAGCGCCGAAGCACGGTCGCAAAAGAGATACTTGCTCCTGAAAAGCATTTTTTGGTGTTGACAAAAGAGAAGCGCAGAGGCAAAATCGTGACGCTTGTCGGGGAATTTTGTCTTGAAGACAGTGCTGCTAACGATGTAGTGAAAACTTTAAAAAAGAAGCTCGCATGCGGCGGAACATATAAAGAGGGCTGGATGGAGTTTCAAGGCGAAGTGCAGGAGAGATTGAAATCAAATCTGCAGGAACTGGGATTTCGATTTAAGAAGTAA
- a CDS encoding HIT family protein gives MKIYEDTDFFIETEESEIPWLKIFTQIEYKELSDLPREKRLRLFELYDIVEVEMINYFSPDKINMASFANMLPRVHIHVMARYKNDSYFPNPMWGEKQREAKLDLASFELFYERLQKRLEGFTS, from the coding sequence ATGAAGATCTACGAGGATACCGACTTTTTTATCGAAACCGAAGAAAGCGAAATCCCGTGGCTTAAGATCTTTACACAGATCGAATACAAAGAATTAAGCGATCTGCCCCGTGAAAAAAGACTCAGACTTTTCGAGCTTTACGATATCGTAGAGGTCGAAATGATAAACTACTTCTCCCCCGACAAGATCAATATGGCTTCATTTGCAAATATGCTTCCGCGTGTACACATACATGTAATGGCTAGATACAAAAATGACAGTTATTTTCCAAATCCCATGTGGGGAGAGAAACAGCGTGAAGCGAAGCTCGATCTTGCGAGCTTTGAGCTGTTTTATGAGAGACTGCAAAAAAGGTTAGAAGGTTTTACTTCTTAA
- a CDS encoding EAL domain-containing protein, whose amino-acid sequence MEFLSKLNVNDVLNCLPDPILIIDTLGNIKFCNESFSNLLNYETDEMQDKNIINYLIDDSIVQECLVELYENHHCLDQSAIFITKDKKHVTTTKNLKLIKIDDEEYIFINIRDVSRIERINYELSSSKRELEERSKQLSDMLDDHKKQIVEKQLQLDEIINIIDEIIWYIDDKTMEIKYVSNAIEHIFGEKKEDFLNDVSLWINMIHEEDKQSVMNFFHGIKPSKADSIEFRIRKKEGSIRWLSSTITHHPSLNFFIGVTHDITQKKKDQQNMEFMAYHDVLTSLPNRSFLKNEINALLKRSQIIQQNFAVLFLDLDNFKYINDSMGHDIGDELLVKVSHRLSGTIGTKGICTRFGGDEFVILMQMQNKEDITIKAQQIIDSLTSPFKVEDHEFFITSSIGISIYPDDANNATELIKSADTAMYESKLAGKNRYSFFDTAMNTSVKEFLEVETHIKDAIAHDYFELYFQPLVDSSTSTLYGFEALLRLIHPKHGSIPPDKFIPVAEATGDIHKIGEFVMQNACRFAKRVNELSSHEIFVSINISSRQFKESSFAETFLKHAADYGVNPNLLKVEMTESILMNDIALTVKELDLLCKAGVKVALDDFGTGYSSFEYLAQLPVNTIKIDKSFIIPVFEKKSNEHIVTAITSLAHALNMDVTAEGVETDRHARYLKENNVDVLQGFYYSKALPADEIINNIDEYKNLFNL is encoded by the coding sequence ATGGAATTTCTTTCAAAACTGAACGTAAACGATGTTTTAAACTGCCTGCCGGACCCTATCCTTATCATCGATACCCTTGGCAACATAAAATTCTGCAACGAATCGTTTTCAAATCTTCTTAATTATGAAACGGACGAGATGCAAGATAAAAATATCATCAACTATCTTATTGACGATTCCATCGTTCAGGAGTGTTTGGTAGAACTGTATGAAAATCATCACTGCCTAGACCAGTCCGCGATCTTCATAACAAAAGACAAAAAACACGTGACCACGACGAAAAACCTGAAGCTGATAAAAATCGACGATGAGGAGTATATCTTCATCAACATAAGAGACGTCAGCAGGATAGAACGCATAAACTATGAACTAAGCAGCTCTAAAAGAGAGCTTGAAGAACGCTCAAAACAACTCTCCGACATGCTTGACGATCATAAGAAACAGATCGTAGAAAAACAGCTTCAGCTTGACGAGATCATCAACATCATAGACGAGATCATCTGGTACATCGATGATAAAACGATGGAAATCAAGTACGTTTCCAATGCTATAGAACACATCTTTGGAGAAAAAAAAGAGGACTTTTTAAACGATGTATCGCTTTGGATAAACATGATCCACGAAGAGGATAAACAAAGCGTCATGAATTTTTTCCATGGCATAAAGCCGAGTAAAGCGGACAGCATCGAATTTCGGATACGAAAAAAAGAGGGGTCCATCAGATGGCTTTCAAGCACGATAACGCATCATCCGTCCTTAAACTTCTTTATCGGTGTCACGCATGATATCACTCAAAAGAAAAAAGATCAGCAGAACATGGAGTTCATGGCCTATCATGACGTATTGACATCTCTTCCAAACAGATCTTTTTTAAAAAACGAGATCAACGCCCTGCTGAAAAGATCACAGATCATCCAACAGAACTTTGCGGTGCTGTTTTTAGATCTCGACAACTTCAAATATATCAACGATTCTATGGGACATGACATAGGTGACGAGCTCCTTGTAAAGGTCAGCCACAGATTAAGCGGAACCATCGGGACAAAAGGAATATGTACAAGGTTCGGCGGCGATGAGTTCGTCATACTCATGCAGATGCAAAACAAAGAAGACATAACCATAAAAGCGCAGCAGATCATAGATTCGCTTACCTCTCCTTTTAAAGTGGAAGATCATGAGTTCTTTATAACCTCCTCCATCGGGATATCGATATATCCAGACGATGCAAACAATGCAACAGAACTGATAAAATCTGCCGATACAGCGATGTATGAATCCAAACTTGCGGGAAAAAACAGATACAGTTTCTTTGATACCGCTATGAACACCAGCGTCAAAGAGTTTTTAGAGGTAGAGACCCATATAAAAGATGCGATCGCACATGATTATTTCGAGCTGTATTTTCAACCTCTTGTAGATTCGTCAACCTCTACGCTATACGGTTTTGAAGCGCTTTTAAGACTTATCCATCCCAAACACGGATCTATACCGCCTGACAAGTTCATCCCTGTTGCAGAAGCGACCGGAGACATCCATAAAATCGGAGAATTCGTGATGCAAAATGCCTGCCGATTCGCAAAACGGGTAAACGAACTCAGTTCACATGAGATATTCGTATCGATCAACATCTCTTCGCGGCAGTTCAAAGAGAGCTCTTTTGCAGAGACCTTCTTAAAGCATGCCGCCGACTACGGCGTCAATCCGAATCTTTTAAAGGTAGAGATGACCGAATCCATACTTATGAACGACATAGCTCTAACCGTAAAAGAGCTTGATCTGCTTTGCAAAGCGGGCGTTAAAGTCGCACTGGACGATTTTGGAACAGGGTACTCATCCTTTGAGTATCTTGCACAGCTTCCCGTAAATACCATAAAGATAGACAAATCTTTTATTATTCCCGTATTTGAAAAAAAGAGCAATGAGCATATCGTCACCGCAATAACTTCCTTGGCGCATGCGCTCAATATGGACGTAACTGCAGAGGGAGTCGAGACAGACAGACATGCGCGATACCTAAAAGAGAATAACGTAGATGTTTTACAGGGCTTTTATTATTCCAAAGCGTTACCGGCGGATGAGATCATAAATAACATAGACGAGTATAAAAACTTGTTCAATCTGTGA
- a CDS encoding DUF5718 family protein, which yields MNKDYKNFLGLGIAGNFALHLKQAGELEDFKDVITVDEAAPKGVFPFYIPGGSTFLGTYPISNDTIKLPSEEVNVQAEPEVALICRLTYKDDRIDTITPTHFGAYNDTSLRKNAPKISLKKNWGAQSKGISSQLIEIDSFSEGGIMDNYRICSFLRRGGNVFRYGEDVELTGYSYFYEKLLEWIKNQINTQENFGPLEPVLEYIKEAAYPQELVISIGATRYTEYGETTFLQSGDEVIVVLYDNRIHCKNPVFSKVVAGSYEHEGMSILAQKVID from the coding sequence TTGAATAAAGATTATAAAAATTTTCTCGGACTGGGCATAGCGGGAAACTTCGCACTTCATCTCAAACAAGCCGGAGAGCTTGAGGATTTTAAAGATGTCATCACCGTGGATGAAGCCGCTCCAAAGGGAGTCTTTCCTTTTTATATCCCAGGCGGTTCTACGTTCTTAGGAACATATCCTATCTCAAACGATACTATAAAACTTCCTTCTGAAGAGGTGAATGTACAAGCTGAACCCGAAGTCGCTCTTATATGCAGACTGACATACAAAGATGACAGGATCGATACGATAACGCCGACTCACTTTGGTGCTTACAACGACACCTCTCTCCGAAAGAACGCACCCAAGATCAGTCTGAAAAAGAACTGGGGAGCGCAAAGCAAAGGGATAAGCTCTCAGCTTATAGAGATAGACAGCTTCAGCGAAGGCGGAATCATGGACAACTACCGTATCTGCAGCTTTTTACGCCGCGGGGGCAATGTCTTTAGATACGGCGAAGATGTCGAACTCACAGGATACAGTTATTTTTACGAAAAACTTCTTGAGTGGATAAAAAATCAGATAAATACCCAAGAAAATTTTGGACCGCTTGAACCTGTTTTGGAGTATATTAAAGAAGCTGCATATCCGCAAGAATTGGTAATAAGCATCGGCGCGACCCGTTACACGGAGTACGGGGAGACGACATTTCTGCAAAGCGGCGATGAGGTCATCGTAGTGCTTTACGACAATAGGATCCATTGTAAAAATCCCGTATTTTCAAAAGTAGTTGCAGGCAGTTACGAGCATGAAGGGATGAGCATTCTGGCTCAAAAGGTCATAGATTGA
- a CDS encoding ATP-binding cassette domain-containing protein has translation MLKTVNLTKRFGNRILFENINIKLDRHKRYGLIGANGAGKTTFLNILSGQNKEYEGEVIIGSGLKVGTLGQNQFAYENYTIMDAVLYGNKRLYDAVKEKEELYTTGDFEDDAVNDRLAELEMICVEEDPTYEYEINIAKILENVGISAEHHHDLMSSLKSSDKFKVLLAQVLFPKPDILFLDEPTNNLDIETISWLEDELQRHEGTLVVISHDRHFLNAVVTHILDVDYQKIREFTGNYDDWYIAANVIAKQMEADNAKKLKEKEDLEAFVRRFSANASKAKQATSRQKQLEKLNIEEIKPSSRRDPSIVFKPKRQMGDEALLVENVSHSYGDLQVLKDMTFRVEPGEKIALIGGNGVGKTTLCKIIMEELKPTSGEVHWGATIEQSYFPQDTTDQIKGTGTLYEWLRGFDPKRDISEIRNCLGRMLFSGEQQEKSVEKISGGEKHRMMLSKMMLEQGNFLILDEPSNHLDLEAIVALGEGLYNFDGNVICISHDRELLDAFANRIIEIFPGGKYIDFKGTYEEYAEAKHNGTLEYAN, from the coding sequence ATGTTAAAAACAGTAAATCTGACAAAGAGATTTGGCAACAGAATTTTATTTGAGAACATAAACATCAAGCTGGACCGTCATAAAAGATACGGTCTTATCGGTGCTAACGGTGCCGGAAAAACGACTTTTTTAAACATATTGAGCGGTCAGAACAAAGAGTACGAAGGTGAGGTCATCATCGGTTCGGGACTCAAAGTAGGGACATTGGGGCAAAACCAATTTGCGTATGAAAACTATACGATCATGGACGCCGTTCTTTACGGGAACAAGCGTCTGTACGATGCGGTAAAAGAGAAAGAGGAACTTTACACGACGGGTGATTTTGAAGACGATGCGGTAAACGACCGTCTTGCAGAATTAGAGATGATCTGTGTCGAAGAGGATCCTACGTACGAATATGAGATAAACATAGCCAAGATACTTGAAAACGTAGGGATCTCTGCCGAACATCATCATGATCTGATGTCAAGCCTTAAAAGCTCCGACAAGTTCAAGGTCCTGCTTGCTCAGGTGCTCTTTCCAAAACCTGACATCCTGTTCTTGGATGAGCCTACCAACAACCTTGATATTGAAACGATCAGCTGGCTGGAAGACGAACTGCAGCGTCATGAGGGGACTCTTGTTGTTATCTCTCACGACAGACACTTCTTAAATGCCGTCGTAACACACATCCTGGATGTCGATTATCAAAAGATAAGAGAGTTTACGGGTAATTATGACGACTGGTATATAGCAGCCAACGTTATTGCTAAACAGATGGAAGCCGATAACGCGAAAAAACTCAAAGAAAAAGAGGATCTTGAGGCATTTGTGCGCCGTTTCAGCGCGAACGCTTCTAAAGCAAAACAAGCAACATCACGTCAAAAACAGCTTGAAAAACTTAACATCGAAGAGATAAAACCCTCTTCACGCCGTGATCCGAGCATCGTGTTCAAACCAAAACGCCAGATGGGCGACGAAGCGCTTCTTGTCGAGAACGTTTCACACTCCTACGGGGATCTGCAGGTGTTAAAAGACATGACCTTTAGAGTCGAGCCGGGCGAAAAGATCGCGCTTATCGGCGGCAACGGTGTGGGAAAAACCACTTTATGTAAAATCATCATGGAAGAGCTCAAGCCGACGAGCGGCGAAGTCCACTGGGGTGCGACCATAGAGCAGAGTTATTTTCCGCAGGATACGACCGATCAGATCAAAGGAACGGGAACTCTTTACGAGTGGCTCAGAGGATTCGATCCTAAACGCGATATCTCCGAGATAAGAAACTGTCTTGGGCGTATGCTTTTCTCCGGAGAACAACAGGAAAAATCCGTTGAAAAGATTTCTGGAGGGGAAAAGCACAGAATGATGCTCTCAAAGATGATGCTTGAGCAGGGGAACTTCCTGATTCTCGATGAGCCGAGCAACCACCTTGACCTTGAGGCGATCGTAGCCCTCGGCGAAGGACTTTACAACTTTGACGGAAATGTTATCTGTATCTCTCATGACCGTGAGCTTTTAGATGCCTTTGCCAATCGCATCATCGAGATCTTCCCTGGTGGAAAATATATAGACTTCAAAGGTACTTACGAAGAGTATGCAGAAGCAAAACATAACGGAACTCTCGAGTACGCTAACTAG
- a CDS encoding CDP-alcohol phosphatidyltransferase family protein, producing the protein MKFLWQSTSHFNLANLFTMVNITAGLMATYFITQNNFFTAVILAWIGGAFDIFDGKIARKFKLSNEFGIQLDSFADFLSFVLVPVFLIFQAVYSSLNGGALAAAAVISIYYVISGLRRLIQFNINSDAGEVSKFFTGVPTPLGAILLWLVYLSNVYGLIPAVAVIVLMALIGWSLNSKLKVPHP; encoded by the coding sequence ATGAAATTTTTATGGCAATCCACTTCTCACTTCAATCTGGCAAATCTTTTTACGATGGTCAATATCACGGCCGGTCTTATGGCGACATACTTCATTACCCAAAACAACTTTTTTACAGCCGTCATACTTGCCTGGATCGGCGGTGCATTTGATATATTCGACGGCAAGATCGCCAGGAAGTTCAAACTCTCAAACGAGTTCGGTATCCAGCTTGACAGCTTTGCGGATTTTTTATCTTTTGTGCTTGTTCCCGTGTTTTTGATATTTCAGGCGGTATATTCAAGTTTGAACGGCGGAGCTCTTGCAGCAGCTGCCGTTATAAGCATCTACTACGTCATCTCGGGTCTTCGCCGTCTGATACAGTTTAACATAAACTCGGATGCGGGAGAGGTATCGAAATTTTTCACAGGCGTACCGACCCCTCTTGGCGCGATCCTTTTGTGGCTGGTCTATCTGTCTAATGTTTACGGACTCATCCCTGCTGTCGCGGTCATAGTTCTTATGGCACTCATAGGATGGAGCCTGAACTCTAAGCTGAAGGTTCCTCACCCTTAA
- a CDS encoding DEAD/DEAH box helicase, with protein sequence MQNETQIQATEGKQMTFEDFGFKKDLLRAIDYAGFKVPSPIQAEAIPLVMQGRDIVGQAHTGTGKTAAFGLPALNAMRMKSGVEVLVITPTRELATQVSDELFKYGRNLGVNTVTIYGGSSYNRQLDLIKRGAGVVVATPGRLLDLLKRDMLDNFAPKIVILDEADEMLDMGFLDDINEIFSYLPTDRQTLLFSATMPAPIKVLAERILQNPAFVSITKGETTNKDIKQEYYVIEESERDAAIIRLMEAEEMDKAIVFCRTKREVDRLANVLSAAGFMANGLHGDMEQRQRETVIKAVKAGNVQVLVATDVAARGIHVNDISHVFNYHIPFDPESYVHRIGRTGRAGRVGKAITLLTPLEFKELQRIKAKVGTTMEHAYVPSKSDMKTSSIATLVASIEEQNIYDEAHIILDQLKQDIDEETMLFKMISMLLEKQSIQGPNNIGIPAERLEGILARINRTDKGSNKNRGGNRRGGFKGNRFGGDRGRSNDRNRSGERRPGKDRNRSREPRA encoded by the coding sequence ATGCAAAACGAAACACAGATTCAGGCGACTGAAGGAAAACAAATGACGTTTGAAGACTTCGGCTTCAAAAAAGACCTGCTCAGAGCCATCGATTATGCCGGATTCAAAGTACCGAGTCCTATTCAAGCCGAAGCCATCCCTTTGGTTATGCAGGGACGCGACATAGTCGGACAAGCACATACAGGTACAGGTAAAACCGCAGCATTCGGTCTGCCGGCCCTTAATGCTATGCGTATGAAGTCCGGCGTAGAGGTACTTGTTATCACTCCGACCCGCGAGCTTGCTACTCAGGTAAGCGACGAACTTTTCAAATACGGGCGCAACCTTGGAGTAAACACCGTAACTATTTACGGCGGCAGCTCGTACAACCGCCAACTTGACCTTATCAAACGCGGAGCCGGAGTCGTTGTTGCGACGCCGGGTCGTCTGCTTGATCTTTTAAAACGCGACATGCTTGATAATTTCGCTCCTAAGATCGTCATACTGGACGAAGCCGACGAGATGCTTGACATGGGATTTTTGGATGATATCAACGAGATATTTTCCTATCTTCCGACAGACCGCCAGACACTTCTTTTTTCAGCGACCATGCCAGCACCTATCAAAGTTCTTGCCGAACGCATCTTACAAAACCCGGCGTTTGTGTCTATCACAAAAGGCGAAACGACAAACAAGGATATCAAGCAGGAGTATTACGTTATCGAAGAGAGCGAACGTGATGCTGCGATCATCCGTTTGATGGAAGCCGAAGAGATGGACAAAGCTATCGTGTTTTGCCGTACAAAACGCGAAGTCGACCGTCTTGCAAACGTACTTTCAGCCGCAGGATTCATGGCTAACGGCCTTCATGGAGATATGGAACAGCGTCAGCGCGAAACAGTCATCAAAGCCGTAAAAGCAGGAAATGTTCAGGTTCTGGTCGCAACAGACGTTGCAGCACGCGGTATCCACGTAAATGATATCTCTCACGTATTCAACTATCATATCCCATTCGATCCTGAAAGCTATGTTCACCGTATCGGCAGAACAGGGCGCGCAGGCAGGGTCGGAAAAGCCATTACCCTCTTAACTCCTTTAGAGTTCAAAGAGCTTCAGCGCATCAAAGCAAAAGTGGGTACGACTATGGAGCACGCTTACGTTCCGAGCAAAAGCGATATGAAAACATCGAGTATCGCTACGCTTGTCGCTTCTATCGAAGAGCAGAACATCTATGACGAAGCACACATAATACTCGATCAGCTCAAACAGGATATCGATGAAGAGACGATGCTCTTTAAGATGATCTCTATGCTTTTAGAAAAACAATCCATCCAGGGGCCTAACAATATCGGTATCCCTGCTGAGAGACTCGAGGGTATCCTTGCGCGTATAAACCGTACGGACAAAGGCTCTAACAAAAACCGCGGAGGAAACCGCCGCGGAGGATTTAAAGGAAACCGTTTCGGCGGAGACAGAGGTCGTTCAAATGACAGAAACCGCAGCGGCGAAAGACGTCCGGGCAAAGATAGAAACCGTTCCCGCGAGCCAAGAGCTTAA
- a CDS encoding YchJ family metal-binding protein → MGCFCGSDKKFEECCGLIISGKKGAATAEELMCSRYSAYVRADAEYLIKSTTEENRHTEDIPLILEFCKNVVWLKLEILQTEQKEQSGVVEFRAFYLENDEIVVLHERSDFVKNEGVWEYDKGRFINSKIERNDPCPCGSGKKYKKCKEHLTSH, encoded by the coding sequence ATGGGATGTTTTTGCGGTTCGGACAAAAAGTTCGAAGAGTGCTGCGGGTTAATCATATCGGGCAAAAAAGGTGCGGCTACGGCCGAAGAGCTTATGTGTTCGCGCTACAGTGCGTACGTTAGGGCGGATGCGGAGTATTTGATAAAAAGTACGACAGAAGAGAACAGACATACCGAAGATATTCCTCTCATTTTGGAGTTTTGCAAAAATGTCGTCTGGCTGAAGCTCGAGATATTGCAGACAGAGCAAAAGGAGCAGAGCGGGGTGGTGGAGTTTAGGGCGTTTTATCTTGAAAATGATGAAATAGTCGTACTCCATGAAAGAAGTGATTTTGTAAAAAACGAAGGAGTCTGGGAGTATGACAAAGGCAGATTCATCAACTCAAAAATAGAGCGAAACGACCCCTGTCCATGCGGTTCTGGAAAAAAATACAAGAAGTGCAAAGAGCACTTAACAAGCCATTAA
- the feoB gene encoding ferrous iron transport protein B: protein MKKIKIALVGQPNVGKSMLINSISNAHLHVGNFTGVTVEKTEVLLKYKGYEINIVDLPGTYMLSDYSIEEKVTINFLCDEPYDIIVNVVDSTNMERNLQLTSELLNLNRKLLIALNMSDEAKKEGIEIDADLLSELLGISAIKVSAVTKEGIKTLLDKIIQTYENELNEAKLVFSEPIEEEIENIIECLNKHHFKSYNSFRSIAINLLQNREKTYKKMHDDPIWIELQPILHEANKHVALHHGTEDMQDIFAEEYMAFNKGIITEVVKQDHVAIQEISTTDRIDRVLIHPVFGIPIFLFFMWGLFQLTFELGSIPMDWIDSFFTWLGSTVGTTIPNDEVRSLVVDGLISGVGAVIMFVPNIVILFIGIALLESTGYMSRVAFLLDGFFHKFGLHGQSFIPLVTGFGCSIPAYMSARILKNDRDRLLTLFIIGFMSCGARLPVYVLFSGAFFSQNAAGNVLFAIYISGAVIGLIAAKVLKMTAFKGKDEPFVMEMPKYRLPSFSLIWHTVKTKTYMYIKKAGTFIAAASMLVWFLSNYPHDTKLSESFQAKIERSQSQQEKKALQNSLGEKLLEQSFLGRIGKFIEPAFIPIGMDWKMAVALQTGLAAKEVVVSTLGVLYSVGGDADENNQGLQKRLHQNISFASAVAFIIIIMTYLPCFAATTVFTREAGGIKYAFYLFLLTTGVAYSLAFIAYKTVLLLGIN from the coding sequence ATGAAAAAGATAAAGATCGCACTGGTCGGTCAGCCCAATGTGGGCAAAAGTATGCTTATAAACTCTATATCCAACGCCCATCTGCATGTAGGAAACTTCACGGGAGTAACGGTCGAAAAAACGGAAGTACTCCTAAAATACAAGGGTTATGAGATAAATATAGTCGATCTTCCCGGTACCTATATGCTGAGCGATTATTCCATAGAAGAAAAAGTTACCATAAATTTTTTATGCGATGAACCTTACGATATAATCGTAAACGTTGTGGATTCGACCAATATGGAGAGAAATCTGCAGCTTACCAGCGAACTTTTAAATCTGAACAGAAAACTGCTCATCGCTTTAAATATGAGCGACGAAGCGAAAAAAGAGGGTATCGAAATAGATGCCGACCTGCTTAGCGAATTGCTCGGAATAAGCGCCATCAAGGTTTCCGCCGTGACAAAAGAGGGCATAAAGACTCTTTTAGACAAAATAATACAAACCTATGAGAATGAGCTGAACGAGGCAAAGCTGGTATTTAGCGAACCGATAGAAGAGGAGATCGAAAATATCATAGAGTGCCTGAACAAGCACCATTTCAAATCTTACAACTCCTTTAGAAGCATCGCCATCAACCTTTTGCAAAACAGGGAAAAGACATATAAAAAGATGCATGACGATCCGATCTGGATAGAACTTCAGCCCATTTTGCATGAAGCAAACAAACACGTAGCCCTGCATCACGGCACGGAGGATATGCAAGATATCTTCGCCGAAGAGTATATGGCTTTTAACAAGGGGATCATCACCGAGGTCGTAAAGCAGGATCACGTAGCTATTCAGGAGATAAGTACGACGGATAGGATCGACAGAGTCCTGATCCATCCCGTCTTTGGAATACCGATATTTTTGTTTTTCATGTGGGGGCTGTTTCAACTTACGTTTGAGCTTGGTTCCATTCCGATGGATTGGATAGACAGCTTTTTCACATGGCTTGGAAGTACGGTCGGAACGACCATACCAAATGATGAAGTGCGCTCCTTGGTAGTCGACGGTCTCATCAGCGGGGTGGGAGCCGTCATTATGTTCGTGCCAAACATCGTGATACTTTTCATAGGCATCGCTCTTTTGGAATCGACCGGATATATGAGCAGAGTGGCATTCCTGCTTGACGGGTTTTTTCATAAATTCGGACTCCACGGGCAGTCTTTCATACCGCTTGTAACGGGCTTTGGGTGTTCCATCCCCGCATATATGAGCGCAAGGATCCTTAAAAACGACAGAGACAGGCTCCTTACGCTTTTCATCATAGGCTTTATGAGCTGCGGAGCACGTCTTCCCGTCTACGTTCTTTTTTCCGGGGCGTTCTTTTCGCAAAATGCGGCGGGGAACGTGCTTTTTGCCATCTACATAAGCGGAGCCGTCATAGGCCTCATAGCAGCAAAAGTTCTAAAGATGACCGCGTTTAAAGGAAAAGACGAACCCTTTGTCATGGAGATGCCAAAATATCGTCTTCCCTCCTTTTCTCTCATCTGGCATACAGTCAAGACAAAGACCTATATGTATATCAAAAAAGCGGGAACTTTTATTGCCGCGGCTTCTATGCTGGTATGGTTTTTAAGCAATTATCCTCACGATACAAAGTTGAGTGAAAGTTTTCAAGCCAAGATAGAACGCTCACAAAGCCAACAGGAGAAAAAAGCGCTGCAGAATTCGCTAGGCGAAAAACTGCTTGAACAAAGCTTTTTAGGACGTATCGGGAAATTTATCGAACCTGCGTTCATACCGATCGGGATGGATTGGAAGATGGCTGTGGCGCTTCAGACCGGTCTTGCGGCAAAAGAGGTCGTCGTCTCGACCCTTGGAGTCTTATATTCCGTCGGAGGCGATGCGGACGAAAACAATCAAGGTCTTCAAAAAAGACTACATCAAAATATCTCGTTCGCTTCGGCCGTCGCTTTTATCATAATCATTATGACCTATCTTCCATGTTTTGCCGCTACGACCGTATTTACCCGTGAAGCCGGCGGCATAAAATATGCGTTTTATCTGTTTTTGCTGACAACGGGCGTAGCATACTCCCTTGCATTTATAGCCTATAAAACAGTCCTGCTTCTTGGCATCAATTAG
- a CDS encoding FeoA family protein gives MNLLECNRNDILEVVKLNTQGVLKQRLISFGVIKGATISFLGYSPTKSTVEIKVGKMNIALRKEEAKAIEVKTK, from the coding sequence ATGAATCTTTTAGAGTGTAACAGAAACGATATATTAGAGGTTGTAAAACTTAACACACAGGGCGTTTTAAAACAGAGGCTTATCTCTTTTGGCGTCATCAAAGGTGCTACTATAAGTTTTTTAGGCTATTCACCGACAAAAAGCACCGTCGAAATAAAAGTCGGAAAGATGAATATCGCCCTTCGCAAAGAGGAAGCAAAAGCTATTGAGGTAAAAACGAAATGA